The Phoenix dactylifera cultivar Barhee BC4 unplaced genomic scaffold, palm_55x_up_171113_PBpolish2nd_filt_p 000304F, whole genome shotgun sequence genome contains a region encoding:
- the LOC120105507 gene encoding uncharacterized protein LOC120105507, with translation MQKYLTATQVPPQPPRLPERVEECHDDDDYIPDGDMIEELDANEEINDEEMNGAVQNHEDTMNEDQMNDELGIDPRQSNGPEPTLKAPVDANGKVIVRCKRGMFFDYEVSHKAVAIMRQFFNGPWLSWREVPTHAKVGMWNKFEEIHTILPGQLHHVHEVWNKHCQRRLTTSLGKVRSQKLLEAKGDLNKARDKPPNWISRENWNKLIDIWISPKWKKKSEANKNNRNTMKNGSISKHCGGSITFVNHDERLKLKLGREPTIVESFNRTHKTKQGMGGYVDKRSEAVMAKYSAEYSKKYGDASTSDAPPRDYDLWFEATCETRAEVGRPCRLQSRSLFGRPEQRIAICDPLRLFRG, from the exons ATGCAGAAGTACCTGACTGCTACTCAAGTTCCTCCTCAACCTCCTAGGTTGCCTGAGCGTGTCGAGGAAtgtcatgatgatgatgattacaTTCCTGATGGGGACATGATTGAAGAGTTGGATGCAAATGAAGAAATAAATGATGAAGAAATGAATGGTGCAGTGCAAAATCATGAGGATACAATGAATGAGGATCAGATGAATGATGAACTTGGAATTGATCCAAGACAGAGCAATGGCCCAGAACCAACCCTTAAAGCCCCTGTTGATGCAAATGGAAAAGTGATTGTTAGGTGCAAAAGaggaat GTTTTTTGATTATGAGGTCAGTCACAAAGCTGTTGCTATCATGCGCCAATTTTTTAATGGTCCGTGGTTGTCATGGAGGGAGGTCCCTACACATGCTAAAGTTGGAATGTGGAACAAATTTGAG GAGATACACACAATTCTTCCAGGACAATTGCATCATGTACATGAAGTTTGGAACAAGCATTGTCAGCGACGATTGACAACCTCATTAGGGAAGGTCAGAAGCCAAAAGCTTCTGGAAGCAAAAGGAGATTTAAACAAAGCCCGTGATAAACCCCCTAATtggatctctagagaaaattggaataagttaattgatatttggatctccccaaaatggaagaagaaatcagaagccaacaaaaataatagaaacacCATGAAGAACGGTAGCATCTCTAAACACTGTGGAGGATCAATCACATTTGTCAATCATGACGAACGATTG aaattaaagttaggcagggagccaacaatagttgaatcttttaatcggacgcataagacaaagcaaggcatgggaggatatgtagataagagaagtgaagctgtcatg gcaaagtattcagctgaatactccAAAAAATATGGTGATGCCTCCACCTCAGATGCTCCTCCACGTGATTATGACTTGTGGTTTGAGGCAACTTGTGAGacacgggctgaagtcggcaggccttgccgacttcagtcccGTTCTCTTTTTGGAaggccggaacagaggatcgcgatttgcgatcctctccggctcttcCGGGGATGA